A window of the Virgibacillus pantothenticus genome harbors these coding sequences:
- a CDS encoding serine hydrolase domain-containing protein produces MESLLKTISFNGAVYYKKNGQIKQYYHGYQDISKQYLITKNTQFNLASLSKMYTAVMIFQLIEKGQLRLNDKITNWFNVPHFTNVTVAQLLTHTSGIPEYIAENSTISVETFAEIALPQHKPNEHWSYSNTNYVLLAKIIEEVSGLSYETYLQQYIARPLNLTNTTTQPKKQYKAQGHTYDYEEQRYKKENNDSYLNKNEKYNNEYGDGGIYATVSEVAKFLKAFLQGQYNSKEIVLSMITPTKLAEYYSYGFIIQDDWVGHTGGWFGCSAQAFINTSTKDIVVLATNQEVFPQYEQEIMNYLMGLQYSVEAPKHIEISPLSNKDDITGQYELADELGTRFAIIKDRQFMISFEHQLCVQLFKIDESYYWVRNTMSYVDVKNQLFIDEGVKVPYQKVN; encoded by the coding sequence ATGGAAAGTTTACTTAAAACTATATCATTTAATGGTGCAGTATATTATAAGAAAAATGGACAAATCAAACAGTATTATCATGGCTATCAAGATATCTCAAAGCAATACCTTATTACTAAAAATACACAATTTAATCTTGCTTCGTTAAGTAAAATGTATACAGCAGTAATGATATTTCAACTAATCGAAAAAGGACAGTTACGGTTAAACGATAAAATTACAAATTGGTTTAACGTCCCTCATTTTACAAATGTGACAGTTGCACAATTACTTACACACACATCTGGTATACCTGAGTATATTGCAGAAAATTCTACAATCAGTGTTGAAACATTTGCCGAAATTGCGCTACCACAACATAAGCCGAATGAACATTGGTCTTATAGCAATACGAATTATGTTTTACTTGCAAAAATCATTGAGGAAGTAAGTGGCTTATCGTATGAAACATATTTACAACAATATATTGCAAGACCATTAAATCTTACTAATACAACAACACAGCCTAAAAAACAATACAAAGCACAAGGTCATACATATGATTATGAAGAACAACGATATAAAAAGGAAAATAATGACTCATATTTAAACAAAAATGAAAAATATAATAATGAATATGGTGACGGTGGTATTTATGCAACAGTGTCGGAGGTAGCAAAGTTTTTAAAAGCATTTTTGCAAGGTCAGTACAATAGCAAAGAGATTGTGCTATCCATGATAACGCCAACAAAATTAGCCGAGTATTATAGTTATGGTTTTATCATTCAAGATGACTGGGTTGGTCATACAGGAGGATGGTTTGGATGTTCAGCACAAGCTTTTATTAATACATCCACAAAGGATATTGTTGTTTTAGCAACGAATCAAGAAGTGTTTCCGCAATATGAACAGGAAATTATGAATTACTTAATGGGATTACAATATTCTGTAGAAGCGCCAAAACATATAGAAATTTCACCACTCTCTAATAAGGATGATATTACAGGTCAATATGAATTAGCAGATGAACTTGGCACAAGGTTTGCAATCATAAAGGATAGACAATTTATGATTTCATTTGAACATCAGTTATGTGTGCAACTCTTTAAAATAGATGAATCGTATTATTGGGTACGCAATACGATGAGTTATGTAGATGTTAAGAATCAATTATTTATCGATGAAGGTGTTAAAGTACCTTATCAAAAAGTTAATTGA
- a CDS encoding MarR family winged helix-turn-helix transcriptional regulator has translation MSLYEQVKRINEAEYTINRLIYKHYKHYLNNGITTQQAVVLDIVYLAKRITVGEIAIEMDISSSAVSQLIAKLEKKKYIKREINLENRREVFITLDENGLKYFSKQDYVEKQIADKIYSNLSSNELDALEHIVEKLKEIAMKEL, from the coding sequence TTGAGTTTGTATGAACAGGTTAAGCGTATTAATGAAGCAGAATATACAATAAACCGCTTGATATATAAACATTATAAGCATTATTTAAATAACGGCATTACAACACAACAAGCAGTTGTATTAGATATTGTATACTTAGCAAAACGGATTACAGTCGGTGAAATTGCGATTGAAATGGATATTAGTTCTAGTGCAGTAAGCCAATTAATAGCAAAGTTAGAAAAGAAAAAATATATTAAACGGGAAATTAATCTAGAAAACCGACGTGAAGTATTTATAACGTTAGATGAAAATGGATTGAAGTATTTTTCGAAACAAGATTATGTTGAAAAACAAATCGCAGATAAAATTTACAGCAATCTTTCATCAAATGAGTTAGACGCATTAGAACACATTGTTGAAAAATTAAAGGAGATTGCGATGAAGGAATTATAA